Part of the Arachis hypogaea cultivar Tifrunner chromosome 6, arahy.Tifrunner.gnm2.J5K5, whole genome shotgun sequence genome, taaagcataaaagtGTAACACCTACACGTACACATTTGCCACAAATCCAATCTCAATCCCATTCCTTTGGATACAGAAAATGAGTTTGAAGGCGAAAATGTTCGGAGCCTTGAGCGACGATATAATCCTCAAGATCTTCCACACTCTGGAAGATGACCCTCGCCACTGGGCAACACTCGCTTGCGTATGCACCAGATTCTGCTCCCTCATCCACACCTCCTGCTGCAAGTCCCTCTGCCACCGCACTATCCCCTCCGATCTCCTCCCCTCTTCCTCCACTTCCACCGCCGCAGATTGGGCCTCTCTCCACAAGCTCTCCGTTTGCTGCCCCGGTCCCATCCACGCTGGCCTCCTCCTCGAAACCTCCGACTTCGGCCTCCAACGCGAGCTCGGCCCAGACCTCCCCATCACCCTCGCCACAGCACCCGCCCCCCCTCCCATTCCCTCCAACGACGTTGTTTCCTCTGACTCCTACTGGTCCCTCTACGACGACCTTTACTTCGACACCGTTTACAATCCCTCCGAGACCGAAACCGAAACCGACTCCGCATCCCATCCTGTAGAGTCTCAGCAACCGCCGTTATCGTCGGTGGTTGAGaaggagtgcaacaagaggaggaaagTGTGCAGGTCATCGCATCTGGCTTCAGGGACTCGGAACCTGAGCAGAGAACAGGGGAGCAAGCTTCTTGCGAGACAGTTTCGGCATGATTGGCTGTACATCTGTGAGTGGCCAGGGTGCGTGCACGTGGAGGAGAAGAGGAATTACAGGTTGTTCAGAG contains:
- the LOC140172896 gene encoding phytochrome A-associated F-box protein-like, whose translation is MSLKAKMFGALSDDIILKIFHTLEDDPRHWATLACVCTRFCSLIHTSCCKSLCHRTIPSDLLPSSSTSTAADWASLHKLSVCCPGPIHAGLLLETSDFGLQRELGPDLPITLATAPAPPPIPSNDVVSSDSYWSLYDDLYFDTVYNPSETETETDSASHPVESQQPPLSSVVEKECNKRRKVCRSSHLASGTRNLSREQGSKLLARQFRHDWLYICEWPGCVHVEEKRNYRLFRGVFKNFKRSRVWRTINDGNRKRIDLGCAFCNCHETWDLLSAFCLRRGFGYHDDGQPVVRAFVCENGHVSGAWTDVPIYT